A stretch of Chiloscyllium punctatum isolate Juve2018m chromosome 6, sChiPun1.3, whole genome shotgun sequence DNA encodes these proteins:
- the LOC140478510 gene encoding uncharacterized protein — translation MGKIFQVFIVGLKGEKMTVDVSHTEAEFNAMPILKFKELLLKKVPGEAAIAGDLRLLFANKELEDNKKFSEYSIKDKSTILLVLRLPGGGD, via the exons ATGGGGAAAATCTTTCAAGTATTTATCGTAGGGTTGAAAGGGGAAAAAATGACTGTTGATGTTTCACACACTGAGGCAGAATTTAACGCCATGCCCATTCTCAAGTTTAAGGAATTGTTATTGAAGAAAGTGCCGGGAGAAGCAG ccattgcaGGTGACCTGCGCCTTCTTTTTGCCAACAAAGAATTGGAGGATAACAAAAAATTCTCTGAATACAGCATCAAGGACAAATCAACAATCCTCTTGGTGTTACGTCTGCCTGGTGGAGGGGACTAG